Proteins found in one Oligoflexia bacterium genomic segment:
- a CDS encoding NAD(P)-dependent oxidoreductase, which produces MKKVGLIGLGLMGAPMARNWLKKNFNLTVLPHKNLTVVGELKSLGAKTAINLSELVAQSDVIVLMVPTSVEVEELTIGKSGLIHLLQSHHTVVDMSTSSPESTKKIFQEFDRRSLKFFDSPVTGGVKGANEGTLTLFVGGPKVWFEEVKEVLEAVSKIQSHFGDIGNGHIAKIINNLICIGNLAVFAEALPLAIRFGLKPKELFDTLLSGTASSEMLKIYGPQILADDFTARFKLEHAHKDMKLAQELSSSVSVVLPVLEGVLKNFEKPESKSLGLENISALIKPMENELGAFFRG; this is translated from the coding sequence ATGAAAAAAGTAGGACTCATAGGACTCGGCCTGATGGGTGCACCTATGGCAAGAAATTGGCTTAAGAAAAATTTTAATCTTACTGTATTGCCACATAAAAATCTCACAGTCGTTGGTGAACTTAAAAGTTTAGGTGCAAAAACCGCTATCAATTTAAGTGAACTTGTCGCGCAGAGTGACGTTATTGTTCTGATGGTTCCAACAAGTGTGGAAGTTGAAGAGCTCACCATTGGTAAAAGTGGCCTTATTCATCTTTTACAAAGTCATCATACAGTTGTTGATATGTCGACGTCTTCTCCTGAAAGTACAAAAAAAATATTTCAAGAATTTGACCGGCGTTCATTAAAATTTTTTGATTCTCCAGTGACAGGAGGAGTAAAAGGTGCAAATGAGGGCACCCTCACTCTTTTTGTGGGTGGCCCTAAAGTCTGGTTTGAAGAAGTTAAAGAAGTACTTGAAGCTGTGAGTAAAATTCAAAGTCATTTTGGCGATATCGGAAACGGCCATATAGCAAAAATTATTAATAACCTCATTTGCATCGGAAACTTAGCTGTTTTTGCTGAAGCACTTCCATTAGCGATTCGTTTTGGGCTCAAACCTAAAGAATTATTTGATACTCTGCTCTCGGGTACTGCAAGTAGTGAGATGCTAAAAATCTACGGGCCTCAAATTTTAGCAGATGATTTTACTGCGCGCTTTAAATTAGAGCATGCCCATAAAGATATGAAGTTAGCTCAAGAATTAAGTTCAAGTGTGAGTGTTGTGCTTCCCGTATTAGAGGGAGTTCTTAAAAATTTTGAAAAACCTGAAAGTAAATCACTTGGACTTGAGAATATTTCTGCCCTCATAAAACCTATGGAAAATGAGCTGGGGGCCTTTTTTCGCGGGTAA
- a CDS encoding peptide ABC transporter substrate-binding protein produces the protein MLHCLILGLMIFGLTFDVECLADETFRFHLKHEPQTVDPIQVTPGEHTYLVGNLFRGLIRYSKDELVFDLAERCRFKNPTLVHCKIKKNIKWSDNTPITAQDFVDSFRRVVEPTSKSPHSFLFFNVKNGKSIYEGKIPSKELGLKAVTPLDLEFELTNTDYEFLEKLSNPLFVAYKPPVGGDFTKQVTSGPYKIKEWSKGKKIILEPNYNYWTGRNPRPLTEIIFVEEDSTALNLYEKGVINFLWRLTTANIPAYKMRSDFLQLPVSRYDYIGFNLRPGSPFEKKEVRKALAHGLNFKDFTRLFHALGPPGCPGITESMLPVAGGFCNEFIPSQPPLDLKKSVKFYFSQLGGDDIKKTAEWVQEQWRSHLGLKVEIRGLEQKQYLATLKSSPPDSFRLGVALNRPTCVAAIERFQTGHLENYVGFSNVRFDGLVKALGERKMNYTQRKNVCAVAHNILFKEEYVGIPLGRIHFSMLMKPEIKGWRLNELNQLDLADLYIDKKETK, from the coding sequence ATGTTGCATTGTTTAATATTGGGTTTAATGATCTTTGGTCTAACTTTTGATGTCGAATGTTTAGCTGATGAAACATTTCGATTTCACTTAAAGCATGAGCCACAAACTGTTGATCCCATTCAAGTAACTCCAGGTGAACACACTTATCTTGTCGGAAACCTTTTTCGAGGTCTAATTCGCTATTCAAAAGATGAATTGGTTTTTGATCTTGCTGAGCGTTGTCGTTTTAAAAACCCGACACTTGTGCACTGCAAAATTAAAAAGAATATCAAATGGAGTGATAACACACCCATTACAGCCCAAGATTTTGTAGATTCATTTCGGCGTGTTGTAGAACCTACGAGTAAATCACCTCATTCATTTTTGTTCTTTAATGTAAAAAACGGAAAATCTATTTATGAAGGGAAGATTCCAAGTAAAGAACTAGGGTTAAAGGCCGTAACTCCACTTGATCTTGAATTTGAACTCACAAACACTGATTATGAATTTTTAGAGAAACTTTCTAATCCATTATTTGTTGCCTATAAGCCACCTGTAGGTGGCGATTTTACAAAACAAGTTACTAGCGGCCCTTATAAAATTAAAGAATGGTCTAAAGGGAAAAAAATAATATTAGAACCCAATTACAACTACTGGACAGGTCGTAACCCTCGACCCTTAACTGAAATTATTTTTGTTGAAGAAGATTCCACAGCTTTAAATCTCTATGAAAAAGGTGTGATTAATTTTTTATGGCGCTTAACTACTGCAAATATACCAGCCTATAAAATGAGATCTGATTTTTTACAACTTCCTGTTTCTCGTTATGATTACATTGGGTTTAATCTGCGGCCTGGCAGCCCTTTTGAGAAAAAAGAAGTTCGTAAAGCCCTAGCCCATGGCTTAAATTTTAAAGACTTCACGCGTTTGTTTCATGCATTGGGCCCTCCAGGATGCCCTGGCATCACTGAAAGCATGCTTCCGGTAGCTGGTGGTTTTTGCAATGAGTTTATTCCCAGTCAGCCGCCACTTGATTTAAAAAAATCTGTAAAATTTTATTTTAGTCAACTCGGTGGTGATGACATCAAAAAAACTGCTGAATGGGTTCAAGAACAATGGCGAAGTCATTTGGGTTTGAAAGTAGAAATTAGAGGGCTTGAACAAAAACAATATTTAGCCACTCTTAAATCAAGCCCCCCTGATTCATTTAGGCTAGGTGTTGCGCTTAATAGACCAACTTGTGTGGCTGCAATTGAGAGATTTCAAACAGGGCATCTTGAAAATTATGTTGGCTTTTCAAACGTGCGCTTTGACGGATTAGTTAAAGCTTTAGGTGAAAGAAAAATGAATTATACCCAGAGAAAAAATGTGTGTGCGGTGGCCCATAATATTTTATTTAAAGAAGAATACGTGGGTATTCCATTAGGCAGAATTCATTTTTCAATGCTCATGAAACCAGAGATCAAGGGCTGGAGACTCAATGAACTCAATCAGCTTGACTTAGCAGATCTTTACATCGATAAAAAAGAGACAAAGTAA